The genomic window ACGCCGTCGAGTACTTCGTCTCGTACTACGACTACTACCAACCCGAGGCATACATCGCGCAGACCGACACCTATATCGAGAAGGACAGCTCGATCAACGACGACGTCGAGCGGCTGCGGCATTCGGCGACGTCGAGCCTGCTCTCCCGGCGCGACGTCGTGGTGGTCGCATCGGTGTCGTGCATCTACGGCCTCGGCACCCCGCAGTCCTACCTCGATCGCTCGGTGCAGCTCGAGGTTGGCACCGAGGTGGACCGCGACGCGCTGCTGCGGCTGCTGGTCGACGTGCAGTACACCCGCAACGACATGGCCTTCACCCGTGGTTCGTTCCGGGTGCGTGGTGACACCGTCGAGATCATCCCGTCCTACGAGGAGCTCGCGGTCCGCATCGAGTTCTTCGGCGACGAGATCGAGGCGCTGTACTACCTGCACCCGCTCACCGGTGACGTGGTCCGTCAGGTCGACATGCTGCGCATCTTCCCGGCCACCCACTACGTGGCCGGTCCGGACCGGATGGAGCGCGCGGTGCGCGACATCGAGGCCGAGTTGGAGCAGCGGCTGGCCGAGTTGGAGAAGCAGGGCAAACTGCTCGAAGCTCAGCGCCTGCGCATGCGCACCCAGTACGACCTGGAGATGATCCGGCAGGTCGGGTTCTGCTCCGGCATCGAGAACTACTCGCGCCACATCGACGGCCGCCCGGCCGGGTCGGCGCCCGCCACCCTGCTCGACTACTTCCCCGACGACTTCCTGCTGGTCATCGACGAGTCGCACGTGACGGTGCCGCAGATCGGCGGCATGTACGAGGGCGATATGTCGCGCAAGCGCAACCTGGTCGAATTCGGGTTCCGGCTGCCGTCCGCGGTGGACAACCGACCGCTCACCTGGGAGGAGTTCGCCGACCGGATCGGCCAGGCGGTATACCTGTCGGCCACCCCCGGTCCCTACGAACTGGGCCAGGTCGGCGGCGAGGTCGTCGAGCAGGTCATCCGTCCGACCGGACTGGTCGACCCGCAGGTCGTGGTCAAGCCGACCAAGGGTCAGATCGATGATCTGGTGCACGAGATCCGGCTGCGCACCGAAAAGGACGAGCGCGTCTTGGTCACCACGCTGACCAAGAAGATGGCAGAGGATCTCACCGATTACCTGCTCGGCCTCGGCGTGCGGGTGCGCTATCTGCACTCGGAGATCGACACCCTGCGCCGGGTGGAACTGCTGCGGCAGTTGCGCCTCGGCGAATACGACGTGCTCGTCGGCATCAACCTGTTGCGCGAGGGTCTGGACCTGCCCGAGGTATCGCTGGTCGCGATCCTCGACGCGGACAAGGAAGGCTTCCTGCGCAGCAGCACCAGCCTGATCCAGACCATCGGCCGCGCGGCGCGCAACGTGTCCGGCGAGGTGCACATGTACGCCGACAAGATCACTGATTCGATGCAGCACGCCATCGAGGAGACCGATCGCCGCCGGGCCAAGCAGGTCGCCTACAACAAAGAGATGGGCATCGACCCGACGCCGTTGCGGAAGAAGATCGCCGACATCCTCGACCAGGTGTACCGGGAGGCCGACGAGACCGAGGTGGAGGTCGGCGGTTCCGGCCGCAACGCCAGCCGCGGCCGTCGCGCCCAGGGTGAACCGGGCCGCGCCGTCAGCGCCGGTGTCTACGAGGGCCGCGACATCAAGTCGATGCCGCGCGCCGAACTCGCCGACCTGGTCAAGGAACTCACCGCGCAGATGATGAACGCGGCCCGCGAACTCCAATTCGAGCTCGCAGGCCGGTTGCGCGATGAGATCGCCGATCTCAAGAAGGAACTGCGCGGCATGGACGCCGCCGGGTTGAGTTGACCG from Nocardia iowensis includes these protein-coding regions:
- the uvrB gene encoding excinuclease ABC subunit UvrB, producing the protein MAFATEIPTEGYEERAAGETPLAHSEHRPVGAIERTEGRFQVVSEHVPAGDQPAAIEELERRIRAGERDVVLLGATGTGKSATTAWLIERLQRPTLVMAPNKTLAAQLANELREMLPNNAVEYFVSYYDYYQPEAYIAQTDTYIEKDSSINDDVERLRHSATSSLLSRRDVVVVASVSCIYGLGTPQSYLDRSVQLEVGTEVDRDALLRLLVDVQYTRNDMAFTRGSFRVRGDTVEIIPSYEELAVRIEFFGDEIEALYYLHPLTGDVVRQVDMLRIFPATHYVAGPDRMERAVRDIEAELEQRLAELEKQGKLLEAQRLRMRTQYDLEMIRQVGFCSGIENYSRHIDGRPAGSAPATLLDYFPDDFLLVIDESHVTVPQIGGMYEGDMSRKRNLVEFGFRLPSAVDNRPLTWEEFADRIGQAVYLSATPGPYELGQVGGEVVEQVIRPTGLVDPQVVVKPTKGQIDDLVHEIRLRTEKDERVLVTTLTKKMAEDLTDYLLGLGVRVRYLHSEIDTLRRVELLRQLRLGEYDVLVGINLLREGLDLPEVSLVAILDADKEGFLRSSTSLIQTIGRAARNVSGEVHMYADKITDSMQHAIEETDRRRAKQVAYNKEMGIDPTPLRKKIADILDQVYREADETEVEVGGSGRNASRGRRAQGEPGRAVSAGVYEGRDIKSMPRAELADLVKELTAQMMNAARELQFELAGRLRDEIADLKKELRGMDAAGLS